The window CGTTGGAGGGGTTCCGAAGGAGCGCTCCGGCGAGCGCTCGCCGGCTTCGGATGGTCGCTTCCGGGGGCGTCCTACCGTGACGCCGCGGTGGAACTCCTGCAGCGGGGCCACCTCGAGGCCTTCGCGCTTCAGCGCGCGAATTCCTTCCACGGCGGCGGCGCCACCCGACAGGGTGGTGATACACGGGACGCCACGCTGGGCAGCCGTCTTCTGGATGGCCATCTCGTCGAAGTGCGATGCCCTTCCCAGGGTGGTGTTCAGGACCAGGTCGATGTCGCCATTGAGCAGCCGGTCCACGACGTTGGGCCTTCCCTCGTTGACCTTGTAGACCATCTCGACGACCAGCCCCTCGGCGGCCAGGCGGTTGGCCGTGCCGCTGGTGGCCACCAGCCGGAAGCCCAGCGAGGCAAAGCCGTGGGCGATCGGCACGACGGCATCCTTGTCGTTGTCGTTGACCGAGATGAAGACCCGTCCGGCGAGGGGAAGCGACAGTCCGCAGGCCATCTGCGCCTTGGCGAAGGCGTGGCCGAAGCTCGGTGAGATTCCCATCACCTCGCCGGTGGATTTCATCTCGGGGCCCAGCACCGGATCTTCTCCCGGGAAGCGCTGGAACGGGAAGACGACCCCCTTCACGAAAACGGCCGACAGCGACGGCTCTTCCGTCAACCCCAGATCCGCGAGCGATTTCCCCGCGCAGACCTTGGCCGCCAGACGGGCCAGCGGCACGCCGGTGGCCTTGCTCACGAAGGGGATGGTGCGCGAGGCGCGCGGGTTGACCTCCAGCACGTAGATGACGTCGTCCTTCATGGCGAACTGCACGTTCATGAGTCCCCGCACTTTCAGCGCCATCCCCATGCGGCGCGTCTGCTCGCGCATCTGATCCTGGTGCTCCTTCGAGATGCGGTACGGCGGCAGGACGCAGAACGAGTCGCCCGAGTGGATTCCCGCCTCCTCGATGTGCTGCATGACCCCGCCGATGACGATGCGGCTGCCGTCGCCGATGGCGTCGACGTCCACCTCGAAGGCGTCCTCCAGGAAGCGGTCCAGGTAGATCGGGTGTCCGGGCGAGACGACGGCGGCGGCGCCGGCGTACTCGCGCAGCTGGACCTCGTCGTAGGCCACCATCATGGCGCGCCCGCCGAGGACGTAGGAGGGACGGACCAGAACCGGATAGCCGATCTGCTGGGCCGCCGCGAGCGCCTCGTCGATGTCGGAGGCGGTCCCCCACTCCGGCATGCGGATCCCGAGGTCGCGCGCCAGCGACCCGAAGCGCTTGCGGTCCTCCGCCAGGTCGATCGAGTCGGGCGAAGTCCCCAGGATCGGGACGTGCGCCTTCTGCAGCGCGATGGCCAGGTTGAGCGGGGTCTGCCCGCCGAACTGAATGATGACGCCTTCCGGCTTCTCGCGTCGTACGATGCCCAGCACATCCTCGAAGGTGAGCGGCTCGAAGTAGAGGCGGTCGGAGGTGTCGTAGTCGGTGGAGACCGTCTCCGGATTGCAGTTCACCATCAGGGTCTCGAAACCCTCCTCCTTCAGGGCGAAGGAGGCCTGGCAGCAGCAGTAGTCGAACTCGATCCCCTGGCCGATGCGGTTCGGACCGCTCCCCAGGATCATCACCTTGCGCCGGTCGGTCGGGCTCGCCTCGCACTCCTGCTCGTAGGTCGAATACAGGTAGGGTGTCCTGGCCTCGAACTCGGCCGAGCAGGTGTCGACCCGCTTGTAGACCGGCACCAGCCCCATCTCCTCGCGGCGCCTGCGGATCTCGTCCTCGGCAATCCCCGACAGGCGTGCGATGCGCCGGTCCGAGAAGCCGTCGCGCTTGGCGGCGCGCAGCGCGTCGTCGCCGAGCGTGCCGGGATTCGCGCCCGCCAGCACGTCCTCCCCCGCCAGGATCTCCTGGATCTTCTCCAGGAACCAGGGGTCGATGCGGCTCAGGGCGGCGATTTCGCGCACCGTCATGCCGGCGCGGAAGGCGGAGCGCACCGCCATGAGGCGGTCGCGTGTCGGGGTGATCAGCTTCTCGCGGATCGCCACCGGGTCCTTCATCTCCGCGCCGTCCCAGAACGACTCGTCGGCGCCCATCTCCAGCGAGCGGATCCCCTTCTGCAGCGCCTCCTTGAAGGTGCGGCCGATCGACATCGCCTCGCCCACCGATTTCATCTGCGTGGTCAGGGTCTTGTCGGCGCGCGGAAACTTCTCGAAGGCGAAGCGCGGGATCTTCACGACGACATAGTCGATGGTCGGCTCGAAGGAGGCGGGCGTCTCCTTGGTGATGTCGTTGGGGATCTCGTCCAGCGTGTAGCCGACCGCCAGCTTGGCGGCGATGCGGGCGATCGGGAAGCCGGTGGCCTTGGAGGCGAGCGCCGAGGAGCGCGACACGCGCGGGTTCATCTCGATGACGACCTGGCGGCCGGTGGCCGGATCGACGGCGAACTGGATGTTGGAGCCGCCGGTCTCCACGCCGACCTCGCGGATGACGCGGATGGCGGCGGTGCGCATCCGCTGGTACTCGACGTCACTCAAGGTCTGCGCCGGCGCCACGGTAATCGAATCGCCCGTGTGCACCCCCATCGGGTCGAGGTTCTCGATGGAACAGATGATGACGACGTTGTCGGCGAGATCGCGCATCACCTCCAGCTCGAACTCCTTCCAGCCGAGCACCGACTCCTCGACCAGGACCTGGTGCACCGGCGAGAGCGCCAATCCGCGCTCGATCGAGGCCTCGAATTCCTCCACGTTGTAGGCGATGCCGCCGCCGGCGCCTCCCAGCGTGAAGGAGGGACGGATGATGGCCGGATAACCGATCTCCTCGAGGATTGCCTTGGCCTCGTCCAGGCTGATGGCGGTGCCGCTGCGCGGCACTTCCAGCCCGATGCGGGTCATGGCCTCCTTGAAGAGCTGGCGGTCCTCGGAGACGCGAATGGCGGCATGCTTGGCGCCGATCAGCTCGACCTGGAAGCGCTCCAGGACTCCTGCCTTCCCCAGGTCCATCGCCAGGTTCAGCGCCGTCTGGCCGCCCACGGTGGGGAGCAGCGCCTCGGGACGCTCGCGCTCGATGACTCGGGTCACCATGTCGACGGTGAGCGGCTCGATGTAGGTGGCATCGGCCATCTCGGGGTCGGTCATGATGGTCGCCGGATTGGAGTTGACCAGGACGACGCGGTACCCCTCCTCGCGCAGCGCCTTGCAGGCCTGCGTCCCCGAGTAGTCGAACTCGCAGGCCTGGCCGA is drawn from Candidatus Polarisedimenticolia bacterium and contains these coding sequences:
- the carB gene encoding carbamoyl-phosphate synthase large subunit, which encodes MPRRDDIKTILVLGSGPIVIGQACEFDYSGTQACKALREEGYRVVLVNSNPATIMTDPEMADATYIEPLTVDMVTRVIERERPEALLPTVGGQTALNLAMDLGKAGVLERFQVELIGAKHAAIRVSEDRQLFKEAMTRIGLEVPRSGTAISLDEAKAILEEIGYPAIIRPSFTLGGAGGGIAYNVEEFEASIERGLALSPVHQVLVEESVLGWKEFELEVMRDLADNVVIICSIENLDPMGVHTGDSITVAPAQTLSDVEYQRMRTAAIRVIREVGVETGGSNIQFAVDPATGRQVVIEMNPRVSRSSALASKATGFPIARIAAKLAVGYTLDEIPNDITKETPASFEPTIDYVVVKIPRFAFEKFPRADKTLTTQMKSVGEAMSIGRTFKEALQKGIRSLEMGADESFWDGAEMKDPVAIREKLITPTRDRLMAVRSAFRAGMTVREIAALSRIDPWFLEKIQEILAGEDVLAGANPGTLGDDALRAAKRDGFSDRRIARLSGIAEDEIRRRREEMGLVPVYKRVDTCSAEFEARTPYLYSTYEQECEASPTDRRKVMILGSGPNRIGQGIEFDYCCCQASFALKEEGFETLMVNCNPETVSTDYDTSDRLYFEPLTFEDVLGIVRREKPEGVIIQFGGQTPLNLAIALQKAHVPILGTSPDSIDLAEDRKRFGSLARDLGIRMPEWGTASDIDEALAAAQQIGYPVLVRPSYVLGGRAMMVAYDEVQLREYAGAAAVVSPGHPIYLDRFLEDAFEVDVDAIGDGSRIVIGGVMQHIEEAGIHSGDSFCVLPPYRISKEHQDQMREQTRRMGMALKVRGLMNVQFAMKDDVIYVLEVNPRASRTIPFVSKATGVPLARLAAKVCAGKSLADLGLTEEPSLSAVFVKGVVFPFQRFPGEDPVLGPEMKSTGEVMGISPSFGHAFAKAQMACGLSLPLAGRVFISVNDNDKDAVVPIAHGFASLGFRLVATSGTANRLAAEGLVVEMVYKVNEGRPNVVDRLLNGDIDLVLNTTLGRASHFDEMAIQKTAAQRGVPCITTLSGGAAAVEGIRALKREGLEVAPLQEFHRGVTVGRPRKRPSEAGERSPERSFGTPPT